The DNA segment CGTAGCGGTCGGTGGTGTACCAGAAGGTCATGGCGACCGGGGTGGTGATGTCCGCCTCGGCGAGGATGCGGCGGGCCTTCTCCTTGCTGGGGTCGCCGAAGGTGTCGAAGAAGACGGTGGTGTGTCCGGCGATGCCCTTGGGGACCATCGAGTACAGCGGTTCGGCGGTGCCCCGGTAGACCTTGGCGACGAGCGCGTCCCGGTCCACGAGCTGGGCTATCGCCCGCCGTACGGCCGGTTTCCCGGCGGCGGGGTCGTCCGGGTTGAAGACCAGGAAGCGGATGTCGGCGCCGACGGATTCGACGATCTGGAGGTCGTCCTTGCCGCTCTTGTCCTCGATGTCGACGACGTCCGCGGCGGACAGGCCGCGGTAGGTGGCGTCGATCTCGTTCTTCTTGAGGGCCTCGACCATGGCCCCGGACTCCTTGAAGTACCGGATGGTCACGGCGTCGTTCTTGCGGTCGGCGAACCCCTTGTAGTCGGGGTTCCTGACCAGTTCGGAGCGGTTGCCCTGCTGGTAGGCGTCCAGCAGGTAGGGGCCGGAGCCGGTGACCTTGCCGTCGGCGCGGAGCTTGTTCTTCGAGTACGCGCTCGGCGCGACCAGGGACATGGCCGGGGTGGCCAGCACGAACGGGAAGGTGGCGTCGGGCTTCTTCAGGTTGAAGATGACGACGTCGTCGCCCTTGGTCTCCACCCGGTCGAGCGAGCCCAGCATGCCTACGGGGCCGCCCTTGACGCCGATCTGCGAGATCCGGTCGATGGAGTACTTGACGGCGTCGGCGTCGAGCTTGTCGCCGTTGGAGAACTTCAGCCCCTTGCGGAGCCGGCAGCGGTAGGCGGTGCTGGTGTGATCGGTGAACCGGCACTCCTCGGCCGCGTCCGGCTGGGGCTTCGTACTGCCGGTGGGAAAGCTGACCAGGGTCTGGAACACGTTGCGCATCAGCTCCCAGGAGCCGTCCCACGCCGCCGCCGGGTCCAGCGTCGAGGGCTCGCTCGTCGTCCCGACGACGAGCTTCTGATCCACGTCCGACGCGTCGCCGGGCAGCAGCCCGCAACCGGCCAGCAAGGACAGGGACGCAAGGGCCGCAGCGGCCTGCAGTCGGGCCCGGTAGAACACGTGCACGCTCCTCGATCAGCCTTGGGTCGGCAGACCATACCGCAGCGCCCCGCCGGGTCAACCCGCAGGCCCGGCAGGGCGCTTGAGGCATTCGTGGCCATATCGGCCCAGGGTGTGTCAGCCCACTCCGGCGTTGAGGAAGATCCCCCCGTCGACCACCAGGGTCTGGCCCGTGATCCAGTCGGACTGGCTGGAGGTGAGGAAGGCGGCAGCGCCGCCGATGTCCTCCGGAACGCCCAGCCGGCCCAGCGGGTAGGAGGCGGCCGCCTCCGCCTCGCGGCCCTCGTACAGCGCCTGCGCGAACCGGGTCTTGACGACGGCGGGCGCGATCGAGTTGACCCGGACGACCGGCGCGAACTCGTGCGCCAGCTGGAGGGTCAGGTTGACCATGGCCGCCTTGCTCATCCCGTACGCGCCGATGAAGGGGGAGGCGGAGACGCCGGCGATCGAGGCGATGTTGACGATCGCCCCGCCGTTCTCCTTCTGCCACGCCTTCCAGGTCTGCTGGGCGAAGCCGAGCGCCGAAACCACGTTCGTCTCGAAGACCTTGCGGGCGACGTTCAGGTCGAGTTCGGCGATCGGCCCGAAGACGGGGTTGGTGCCGGCGTTGTTGACCAGGAAGTCCACCCGGCCGAACGCCTCCATGGTGCGTGCGACGGCCACCGCCTGGTGGGCCTCGTCGTGCGCCTTGCCGGCCACGCCGATCACCCGGTCCGCGCCGAGCGCCTCGACGGCCTCCCGGAGGGCGTCCTCGTTGCGCCCGGTGATGCACACCCGGTCGCCGCGCTCGACGAACGCCTGCGCGATGCCGTAGCCGATGCCCCGGCTCGCGCCGGTGACCAGTGCGACCTTGCCGCTGTCCTGCACAGTCATGATGTACGCAGCCCTTCGGGTCAGTTGAGCGGTCCGCCGGCGACGTACATGACCTGGCCGGAGACGAAGCCGGCGGCGTCACCCGTGAAGAAGGCGATGGCGTTGGCGATGTCGTCCGGGACACCGACGCGCTGGACCGGAATCTGGGTGGCGGCGGCGGCCTGGAACTCCTCGAAGCCCATGCCGACGCGCGCGGCGGTCTGCGCGGTCATCTCGGTGACGATGAAGCCGGGCGCGACGGCGTTGGCGGTGATGCCGAACTTGCCGAGTTCCTTGGCGAGGGTCTTCGTGAAGCCCTGGAGGCCCGCCTTGACCGCCGCGTAGTTGGCCTGGCCGCGGTTGCCGAGCGCCGAGGAGGAGGAGAGCGACACGATGCGGCCCCACTTGGCGTCCACCATGTGCTTCTGGACGGCCTTGGCCATCAGGAACGCGCCCTTGAGGTGCACGTTCATCACGGTGTCCCAGTCGGACTCGCTCATCTTGAAGAGCAGGTTGTCGCGGAGCACGCCCGCGTTGTTGACGAGGATCGTGGGGGCGCCGAGTTCGGCGGCGACCCGCGCGACGGCGGCTTCCACCTGGGCGCCGTCCGACACGTCGCAGCCGACCGCGAGCGCCGTGCCCCCGGCGGCGGTGATCTTCTCGACGGTGTCCTTGCAAGCCGCCTCGTCCAGGTCGAGGACGGCGACCGCACGGCCCTCGGCCGCCAGCCGTACGGCGGTGGCGGCGCCGATGCCGCGGGCCGCTCCGGTCACGATGGCTACGCGCTGCTCGCTGGTCGACATGCTTGGCTCTCCTCGCCCTTGGATAGCGGCTCAGCGGACGCCGGGCGCTTCCGGGGGGAACCGGCCCGATGGCTGAGCAACCGCTTAGTACCTTCAGCATTCGAGACGCTAGAAGCCCTGGCACCCGGTGTCAACGGCACACGGGCGCAGCGGCGCATGTCACACCCCGGCGGGCCGCCGTCACGCGGTGTCCGGTCGCCGGCCCGGCGACCGGACACCCGGCTCAGCGGACCAGCAGATCGAGGAGCCGCTCCACCTCGGCCTCGGGGTCGGCGGTCAGCCCGCTGTGCACCGGTCCGGGCTGTACGACGGTGGAGCGGGGGGCGATGAGCCAGCGGAAGCGGCGCCCGGCGTCGTCCCCGGCGGCCTGGCCCGCCTCCGTACCGCCGAGGCAGACGCCCTCGACGGCGCGCAGCGCGGCGCGGACCCCGGTGACGTCGGCGCCGGGGTCGAGCGCCTTGAGCTTCACCTCGTCCAGTGCGGTGCGGGCGGCGACGAAGCCGCGGGCGCGGCAGTAGACGACCACGCCGGCGTTGAAGCACTCCCCGCGCTGGACGCGGGGCACGACGCGCAGCAGCGCGTACTCGAAGACATCGCGCCGGCTCATGCCTGGCCTCCCTTGCCGTCGTCCTGGCGGGGGCGCGGGGCCAGGCGTTCGGTGATCCAGCCGGGGGCCTGCGAGGGCTTGTCGGGGGTGGGCGCGTCCATGACGATCCGCTCGTGGATGGTGGCGGCCCGCGCGAGCAGCGCGTCGGCGTAGGCCCGGCGCAGCTGGTCCGTCGAGTCGAAGCCCGGCTCGTCCACCAGCCACTCGTCGGGGACGTCGGCGGTGACCTCGGCGAGCAGTTCGGGCGTGATCCGGGGCGCGAGTTCCGCGGCGGCCGACGCGATGTCGGGGCGGAAGGGGGCGAGCGCGTGGTCGGAGGCGTTGTAGGGCTTGGCGGCGGAGGTCTGGGCGCCGGGCCAGTTGTGGTGCCAGATCATGGTGGCGCCGTGGTCGATGAGCCAGAGGTCGCCGTGCCAGACGAGCATGTTGGGGTTGCGCCAGGAGCGGTCGACGTTGTTGATCAGCGCGTCGAACCAGACGACCCGGCCGGCCTCGCGCGGGTCCACCTCGTAGGCGAGGGCGTCGAAGCCGAGCGAGCCGGGCAGGAAGTCCATCCCGAGGTTGAGCCCGCCGCTGGCCTTGAGCAGTTCCTGCACTTCCTGGTCCGGCTCGGCGAGCCCGATGACGGGGTCGAGCTGGATCTGCACCAGCTCGGGCACACGCAGCCCGAGCCGCCGGCCGAGCTGCCCGCAGATCACCTCGGCGACGAGCGTCTTGCGCCCCTGGCCGGCGCCGGTGAACTTCATGACGTACGTACCGAGATCGTCGGCCTCGACGATCCCGGGGAGCGAGCCGCCTTCACGCAGGGGCGTGACATAGCGGGTCGCTACGACCTCTTGCAACACTTTCCCGTGCCACCCATCTCTTCAGCCTCGCGGTCCACGGAACACATCGTAAGCAAGGGTGATCGGCCGGGCGGCGTCGCTCGGGCGGGTGCCGGTGGTGGCGGGTCCGCGGGTCAGTCATGCCGGGCAGGCCGTGATCGTGCCCTGTATAGGGTGCTCGTATGAGTGAGGGATGGGGCACTACGGACGGAATCCTGCGGTTGCCTTCGGGCGCGCTCGTGCGTGGCCGGGGTCTGCGATACCCGCTGCCCTCGGGGCCCGTGCCGTCGTTCGCGGTCCATCTGCTCGGCAAGCAGCCCCCGCCGACCCCGTGGGAGACGCGATGGCTGCCGTGGCCCGACTTCCGCCTTCCCCGAGATCGCCGGCAGGCTCGGGAGGTGCTGCAAGAGGCATTGGAGCGGGCGGGGAACGAACGCGTCGAGGTCGCCTGCGGAGGCGGGCGGGGCCGGACGGGGACCGCGCTGGCCTGCATGGCCGTCCTCGACGGGGTTCCGCCGGACCAGGCCGTCGCGTTCGTCCGCCGGCATTACCACCCCCGCGCTGTGGAGACGCCCTGGCAGCGCCGATTCGTGCTGCGCTTCGACGCCGCGTAGCGGCCCCCGGCCGGAGCGGGAACCGCCGCGTCGCCCCGGACTGTGGTTACGGCGCCACCGGCGCCAGGTCGCACGTCCGCAGGGCCGTGACGTAGTTGGCGTTCGTCCCGTAGCCGGCGAAGGTCGCCCAGCCGCCGGGCTGAAGCGTGACGCAGGGGGCCCACTGGCCGTTCGTGTACTCGACCGTGACGGAGACGGCGTCGGAGCAGCCGTTGCGGACGTCGGTGTAGCGCCAGCTCTGGAAGGACTCCACGCAGTCGGGAGCCGGTGTTCCGGTGGCTGCCGAGGCGGAGGGGGCTGCGGCCAGGGTCAGGAGTCCTGCCGCGATCGCGGCGGTGAGGGCGGGAGCGGGCGATATGCGTTTCATGCGGTTCGTCATGGGGCCATCCTCATGACAGCGCCGAGGGTCTGCAAGTTTCTGCAAGAGTTTTCAGTCAGGCTTTCATCGCACGACTTACGAGGCAGTTCAGCCCCGATTCCTTACTCTGCAAGAACTTGCAGAAACCTCCAGGGGCTGCGCCGGGAGTGCGCACGGGACCGACGATGACCGAGATTCGACGGTGCCCGGCACCCCGCCCCCGTCGCCCTCCCTCACCGAGAACCCCACGTATGGGTGAAGATCCGCCACCGGCCAGGACGATATGCCAGGAAAAAACGTTGTTTCGGGCATGAATCCACAGGAGTCCTGGAGTCACCACAAGGTTCTGGCAGAGGAATTCTGTTTGCATGACGAACAAGTCAGATTCGCCGAAGCCGCCTTGCGTGAGGCACAGATGCACCGTAGCCGGTCGCTGGCCGCTTTCGCTGTCACGGTGGGTCGCGACAGGTCCGTCGCCGATCTGCTGGGACTGCAGGCGCGGGAGGTGAGGTCGGCGCGGCGCGAGGTGGGCGTGGAGACC comes from the Streptomyces sp. NBC_00525 genome and includes:
- a CDS encoding ABC transporter substrate-binding protein; this translates as MFYRARLQAAAALASLSLLAGCGLLPGDASDVDQKLVVGTTSEPSTLDPAAAWDGSWELMRNVFQTLVSFPTGSTKPQPDAAEECRFTDHTSTAYRCRLRKGLKFSNGDKLDADAVKYSIDRISQIGVKGGPVGMLGSLDRVETKGDDVVIFNLKKPDATFPFVLATPAMSLVAPSAYSKNKLRADGKVTGSGPYLLDAYQQGNRSELVRNPDYKGFADRKNDAVTIRYFKESGAMVEALKKNEIDATYRGLSAADVVDIEDKSGKDDLQIVESVGADIRFLVFNPDDPAAGKPAVRRAIAQLVDRDALVAKVYRGTAEPLYSMVPKGIAGHTTVFFDTFGDPSKEKARRILAEADITTPVAMTFWYTTDRYGSSTAPEFDELKRQLEASGLFRITLKSRPWKTFQDGFNQGEFPVFGRGWFPDFPDPDNFIAPFIGKNSVTGTPYLQDEITGQLLPQTRKQSDRGAVGQEFERAQEILAEDVRLLPLWQGKLYVAAGEDIGGGERALDPQTVMQMWELYRKASW
- a CDS encoding SDR family oxidoreductase, with protein sequence MTVQDSGKVALVTGASRGIGYGIAQAFVERGDRVCITGRNEDALREAVEALGADRVIGVAGKAHDEAHQAVAVARTMEAFGRVDFLVNNAGTNPVFGPIAELDLNVARKVFETNVVSALGFAQQTWKAWQKENGGAIVNIASIAGVSASPFIGAYGMSKAAMVNLTLQLAHEFAPVVRVNSIAPAVVKTRFAQALYEGREAEAAASYPLGRLGVPEDIGGAAAFLTSSQSDWITGQTLVVDGGIFLNAGVG
- the fabG gene encoding 3-oxoacyl-ACP reductase FabG, which gives rise to MSTSEQRVAIVTGAARGIGAATAVRLAAEGRAVAVLDLDEAACKDTVEKITAAGGTALAVGCDVSDGAQVEAAVARVAAELGAPTILVNNAGVLRDNLLFKMSESDWDTVMNVHLKGAFLMAKAVQKHMVDAKWGRIVSLSSSSALGNRGQANYAAVKAGLQGFTKTLAKELGKFGITANAVAPGFIVTEMTAQTAARVGMGFEEFQAAAATQIPVQRVGVPDDIANAIAFFTGDAAGFVSGQVMYVAGGPLN
- a CDS encoding DUF3037 domain-containing protein → MSRRDVFEYALLRVVPRVQRGECFNAGVVVYCRARGFVAARTALDEVKLKALDPGADVTGVRAALRAVEGVCLGGTEAGQAAGDDAGRRFRWLIAPRSTVVQPGPVHSGLTADPEAEVERLLDLLVR
- a CDS encoding HipA family kinase yields the protein MLQEVVATRYVTPLREGGSLPGIVEADDLGTYVMKFTGAGQGRKTLVAEVICGQLGRRLGLRVPELVQIQLDPVIGLAEPDQEVQELLKASGGLNLGMDFLPGSLGFDALAYEVDPREAGRVVWFDALINNVDRSWRNPNMLVWHGDLWLIDHGATMIWHHNWPGAQTSAAKPYNASDHALAPFRPDIASAAAELAPRITPELLAEVTADVPDEWLVDEPGFDSTDQLRRAYADALLARAATIHERIVMDAPTPDKPSQAPGWITERLAPRPRQDDGKGGQA
- a CDS encoding protein-tyrosine phosphatase family protein: MSEGWGTTDGILRLPSGALVRGRGLRYPLPSGPVPSFAVHLLGKQPPPTPWETRWLPWPDFRLPRDRRQAREVLQEALERAGNERVEVACGGGRGRTGTALACMAVLDGVPPDQAVAFVRRHYHPRAVETPWQRRFVLRFDAA
- a CDS encoding alpha-amylase, whose protein sequence is MTNRMKRISPAPALTAAIAAGLLTLAAAPSASAATGTPAPDCVESFQSWRYTDVRNGCSDAVSVTVEYTNGQWAPCVTLQPGGWATFAGYGTNANYVTALRTCDLAPVAP